The window GTGGACAGTGCTTTTCCTGCATggacttttctttctcttcttgtCACGAGATTTCACTGTACGGACAGACAAAGAAGTCTCATCAGAAGGATCTGCCATTTCATTTCCTTCTTCATTATTCAAACTTTTAGATACCTGGCTAGGATCAACATAAGGAAATGATAGATACTTGCTCTTTCGGCGTTCCCTTGATTCATAGCTCTTTTCAAGCTTCCCGTTAGTACCACAGTCAAGGAGCTCCACACTGTCAACTTTATCTCCAGACAACTCTGTAGATAAGATGGGGCTGGCCAATTTCATCTCTGCTGAAAGTACTCTACCagaagcttcatttttatcatcaTCTGGATCCTGATGAATGGATCTGGTTCTGGACTTTAATGCCTGCTTGCTTGAAATAACTTCCGATGCCACTACATTCTGATCATCACTTTTAGCATCAGTTGGCTTGAGTTGATGAATTGGCAGTTGAAGGTGACCAACAGAACGATAGAAGGCTGATAGACGACTTTGGATGATTTTACTCTCTATTGTAGAAGGAAAAACAATATCCCGGGCCAAACATCTGATGCGTGCAAGTAATTTTTCAGGTTCGAACTGAAGCACTGGCAGTTCCTCGAGTTTAGAAGCTCTCTTTTTGGAAATTTCACCTCCTGTAACATCAGTTATCTTACTTTCTTCCAGATAACAAGGGCAAGTCATTTCCAACTTTACCCGCCTACCAATCTCACCAACAGCCTTCTCAACAGCATAATAGAAGCTTTTAGAGCTGCCCTGCCTTGATATCTGATCAAAAAACTCGTGAAAAGGCTTCAACTGCCAGTTCCTTCCCCACAATACATTACCACTCCCAAAGAGTCTAACCTGAAAATGGTCCTCCTCCCCCTTCGCAGAGTCATTTGAAAGATCAGAATGCTGAACTATCACTCCAGGCCACCATAACTGAGTATTGGTTTTAGCCCACACTAGATCACCAACACTAAACCTATGTCCGTTGCAAGCAATGGCCTCACAATTCACATCACTCCCTACTTCCGCATTCTTGTATATACTAGAGTCCCTAACTTCTGGAGTGTTACCATTAGTTCCATTCTCAGGCAATAGTGCACTACTTCCATTCAACAAATTTTCTGCATTTGAACTTCTTTCAAATGATCCCTGTTCCACCGTACAAGAATGATCACCTCGAACACCGCTATCTACTTGACCAAAAACATCCACATATAGAGAAATACCAGATGTAGAAACATCTATTTTGTTGCCAGAGTCAACTAGATTCTGTTGTGAAGCATACTGATCTTTGACCCCATCCTGCATCACCACCTTCATAGCCCCTACCTCTTCAACTGCCTCCTGCACTAATAAATTCTCAGCCTTAACCTCTTCATTTCCCTCCTGCATTAACACCTCATCATCGCCAACTGCATCTTGCTTCATAATTAACTTCTCAGCCCCGACCACTTCAAACCTCTCCTGCATTACCACCTTCTCAGTCCCCTccatttcaacttcaatcgcCTCATTCATCGCCACATCCCCAGCCTCAATCTCTACGATCTCCTCATGCATTACCACATCTTCATCCCCAACCTCTTCAATACCCTCCTGCAACTTCTCAGGTCCAACATCTTGAATCCCCTCCTGCAACTTCCCAGCTCCAACGTCTTGAATATCCTCCTGCATTACAAACTGAATCCCCTCCTGCACTGCAACATTCTCAGCCCCAACATCTTGAATCTCCTCCTCCATTACAACCTTCTCCGCACCAACGTCTTGGATCCCCTCCTGCACTACAGGCCCAACCTCTTGAATATCCTCCTGCATTAAAACCTTCTCAGCCCCAACCTCTTGAATATCCTCCTGCATTAAAACCTTCTCAGCCCCAGCGTCTTGAATATCCTCCTGCACTACAACCTTCTCAGCCCCAGCGTCTTGAATCTCCTCCTGCACTAAAACCTTCTCAGCAACTTCTTCTTCAACCGACACCTCCTGCATCACCAACATGTCAACCCCAATCTCGTCATTTCCTACATTACTTAAACAAACATCTGGAACCAACTCATACCCACTTCCGTTTCCACAGCCGTATTGCACCGCCTCCACATCACCAACTCCACCTGGTTCATCCCCACCCTCAACAACCTCATTGCCCAAAATCCCTCTCTCCATTCCCCCAAACCCCCAACAATTTTCCCCATCCTCAACCCCATCCCCTCCCACTCCACCACTCGATACCCCCGTTTCACCACCCCCCACGACCCCCCCAACACCCAACCCCTGATTCCCCACCTCAACATTGTCAATTCCTCCCTCAACTGCATCACCACCAACCACAACCTCATCACCAGCCATCAACCCAGAAGCCCCATTCAGTGTTTCCCCACATGGGTTTTGCTGATTCTCCATTTTCGACATAACAGTATCCTCAACAAGTGTTTTCAAACTCTCAAGAATTTCCATTTAAAAAAAACCTACCAAAAAAGGCAACACCTTTACTCCAAtaatcacacacacaccaaCTTCATTCCTCCctacaaaaacaaaaacccaCATACACACAACATCACATATCCACAAAAATCAACAATAACAATCAAACTCCTCACTAATCAAACTAAACATACAAGCAAGAACACAAAAATTAACAAAGCTCAAGAAACACAAAGCAAAAAGATAGAGAACGAGTACCAGAAATCCAAGGCGAATGATCTGAATCTTGTAAAACCTTGGATTGTGGATCCGATAATACGATAGTTTATAAAAATTGTTTAGGGGAAGATGAAATGCAAGCAAGTAAAAGAAACGTTAATTAGGGCAAAGATGTGACTTGTGAGTTGTGAGTGTTGGGAGGTGTGAGTAAGTGGGGCAGTTTTAAGAGAAGGGTCCACGTGTTTCTCATGTCGTCTCCTAGACTTCTTGCATGACTCAACTGGTCTTTTCCATTTTCTCCTGCTAATCtggatttttttgattttctacTCTTGTAAAatttgggtttgtctagtgtgtgccaatgagcacatgctaagtgCTAAAATCTATGGATTTGCAaacttttgattggtgtggttgttgtaaatgcaggggcGTTCACCATTATTAgagagtgtaagccaatcaaaaacTTTCAAAATCCATAAATTTTAGCACTTAGTATGTGTCCATGGGCAccccatagaaaaaccgttaaaaTTTTGTTGGATAAAAAGATTTTTATCTGTTACACAgctttcggttgtttaaatttttaggagatcaacaaataaatttattttcctcgATAATAATATTTACATGTTGTATTGAGAGGGTAATAGTTATTTtgatacaaaaaatttaaaagaaatttgTAGAATACTCTTTTTCAAATTTGTAGAATATGCAGATGTTGCAATGTTGGTTCAACTcaacatttaaaataataataataactttgattttcttaagaaaaatcaaaagtaaaacCGTTAATTATCGattattatcatttaaattatCTCATTATTTTCTCAATTGTATTAGATACATACTATTTATCATTCTATTCAAAAATGGTAGGGGTGATCAGAAAACCGCccaaaccgcataaaccgcccgcaccgcaccacaaaacgcggtttttaattttcatggtgcggttgcggtttgaatttttcacaaaccgcgcggtgcggttcaaaccgcaccgcgccatgatattataatatatatatatatatatacaaaagttatttggagtccTATATTTATTTGGAGAATTGGAGACCAAATCTAGGCCATTCATTTTGAATTGATCTAACGGCTGTTATTAATAActgttttatatttgaaatcaaataagTTTTGTTTTATTTCATCCAGTAAAGCGCGGGATATGGTGTTGCTAGTTTTTAGCGTGCATTATGCGGCAGTTACAACAGAACGAGTATTTTGGGGACATCAGAATTGAAGCATTTTCCTGGCATGTCCTGCAAGCTGCAACACGTGCATcactttttatttcattttcacCTGTAAGAAACTAAAGTGGGACATAGGAGATTAGATACTCTGCAAAGATGTTTACACATTCAGCGTACACAAACATAAAATGACATAAGGTTCGCCCAGCACGAGTGTACAAGTTACAATAATTTTTACATACAATAAACTGGACCATGAAATTGTTACATGAATCCACACATATCACCCCAATCAAACCAACCATTTTCTACCCAACATGATTGTCCCACAGCCAAAAGAATGaagttttataaaaatgatatagaaattgaacaaaatataagtaatccagattatattacatttttctCTTTCAAATGAACAAGTATAATTTAGTAACCATGATGATTTTTTAGAGAGCACTCTTCTTGACCTTGTGTCTGTAAAacactttcttcttcttgttggtGCAATTCTCAATAGTAAGCACAATCTTCCCTGCTTCATTAGTCCTGAATATATTGCGAATCGGTGCTTCAGCAGAACCTAGTTTCTTTTCCTTTTGAACAATGATGGTGTATGAGCATTTGTCGGCAGGGACAAATTCCTCTTTGTAGTTTACATCCCCGCCCAGAACTGTTATATCCCAGATGAATGTGGTTCCTGCCTGTGATCATTCATAAGACacgatattataattaaaatgcaGAACAAATTTACATGGATCGATATCAGTAAAAGTAAAGCCAATGACATACCTCTGGTGCAGGTATTTCAATAGTTACTGTAGATGTAGCCTTAATAATAAGCTCTGAAGCAGTACAGTCTTCTGCTGAAAACTCGAAATCGATGTCTCTCTTAAGCCCACCATACTGGATGGGAATTTGCTCGACAGGAATGTACCTAGTCAGTAACGCTCTTCAATTACAGACACCAAAGTGCTAGACTTGCAACATTATAGACacttaacaaaataattaatcatagaCAAAACCATTATTTTCTCAAAATCACAATTTACACAATTATCCCGCAAGAATCAACCTGCAGTACAAATTGGACCAACGACACAGACCATGACAGAATCTATAGATTAATACACCCCCTCACACATTATCAAATCATCCACGGacataacaaattttataaattactccTAGCCTCATCTTCTATGAAAATTGCAAAACTTTCACAAAGATTCCTACTAATTGTCCCGATGGAAAGTAATCAAatagccccccccccccccccccgccccgccccgacccgacccgaattAGCCACCCAAACGCTAGACTTGCAACATCAAAGCCCTTAACAACTAATTTGTGATGCACAGGACCaccattttctaaaaataacaatttGGGGAAATCATCCCCAAGAATCAAGATGCAGTACATGTTGCAAATAGCATTACATTACACACAAAGGCTTAGCACCCAAcactgattaaaaagcccttTTTTGTCCAAGTACAATAATATACAATCGCCCCTAATCATATCCAAGAATCACAATGGGTATCAAAGAGAGGGACAAAACAAATCATGTAGCACTCGGATCATACAAAAAAAGACATGCGAGACCAAAAAAACAAGATGCTATACAGTTTTATGTCGACTCGGTCGTCATATGTGCTGCACTTGTTCGCACAGGACAATTGAATGTGATGTGAAGGGCACAGAATTTGAATTGAAGAAGAAAAGAGGAGACCGGATTATGTGCTGCGGTTGCTTCGTAACGGCGGATTTGCTTGAGAGAGTTGATTGCGGGATTCTGATAACCTCTCTATTTGGAATTTTGGGAACTGCATACCCACTATCTATTTTCCTTTtctgtttttaaaaattgtacAGAAAATCAAAAAGCGCGGATATATCGTGTACCGTTAGATTTTGTTTCCATCTGATGGCTCTAAGAGGGGTCTCCAAATCTCCAAAAGATTTTATCCCCACAGAACtccactctatatatatatatatatatatatatatatatatatatatatatatatatataggggcttattccactacaaaccacactcccatacaaacctaaaaaccactatttccACTCCCATTTTTGTTATGAGCATtccaatctttttattttttattttttttaatttgcagGGGGGGGGCCACTACTGAcatcatctgccacgtcagcttctgctgacgtggcactgccacgtcagcactgggtcAAGCGACTGCTAACGTggcagatgacgtggcagtgccacgtcagcacctgctgacgtggcagatgacgtgGCAGGACCCCCTGCGCTGACGTGGCGTGGTGACGTGGCGGGGTGGGAAGTGTAAGTTTGGGGAAGTTGATGGCAAAGCTGGGGGGgtgatattgttagtttttaagagtttgggggggatatttgtttagttttgaaattggtttttaggtttttatgataaagttggtttgtatttgaacaaacccatatatatatatatatatattagtgattgtcaaataaaattatattatatacatatatcttatttataattatgttatatatatttgttaaatctcttcaaataatagttaaatattatataatcaatctcgcattactattgggttaaatatcaaacaacTCATTAAACTGACCTTTATGTATCAAATAACTCACCTATCTCAAAATAGACTCATTTAACTCATCAATTACACATTAAATCTCATTCCGTTAAATAGGTTAACGACGTTAGATCAACTTCTTCTTTGGACGTTGTGCAACCATATCCTAAACAAAAACTTGTTCAGTTGTTATTCTATGTTCATATTTATCAAAGATAGTAAATATTTTCagttagatttaaaaataactcACATCTCttaatatagaaaataatttCTTGTGTTGCTCAGGCCATCAATATCAAGTCTGCATCGTGCGCgataacaataaataaataccAAGGTAATTGATTGAATCAACTTAAGAAACTCATGGCTAATAGTTCACTTATGCATTGAACTTCCGGTTGCCGGACTTCATTTATGTGCAAGATAAAATATCATACATACCAAACCATAAACACAATAAAGGGTATAAGAAGAAACAATTGTTTAGGTTTAGAGTTGCGGCAATACTCAAGAATAATCTGTATATTACTCGTTTGAGTCTCTTCATTTTCTTAGCCACGTTAAGAGTCTAGTCATATACAAGTCAAAGTTTTTTGGTACGGAGACTTGACGTCGTTAACCTATTTAACAGAATGAGATTTAATGTGTAATTGATGAGTTAAATGAGTTCATTTTGAGATAAGTGAGTTATTTGATACATAAAGGCCAGTTTAATGAgttgtttgatatttaaccccatTACTACTATAccaaatttgtatgaaatgattatattattataatatgtctctttgtagttagtactcatatttattatcataattacaagaaaagattttaattattgtatatttaaattttatttcgaatttcaactaaaaatatttatttttaagcatacaaaccgcacaaaccgcaccgcaccacaccgcatttttgtggtgcggtttacgcggtttttatgctagcgtggtgcggttgcggtttgagttttCAACCAAACCGCATACGCGGTTTGGTTCGCGGTTTTAGCGAAAatccgcaccgcccgcaccgcgatcacccctaaaAAATGGGTCTCAAAATaagtttttctaaattatttccATTTTGCTGCTCATACATGTATATCAATATTAGCTTATAATTACGATGCATCTAAAATTTgtttaactttttaatattttaagaatttacacatattttgattataataaaacatgtctattaaaataaagaaattcaTAAATCAGTCCAAATATCGATCAACTAATTTcacaaaatattaaactttGAGTTTAATGAATTACTTGTGTGAATCGTGtatcatttttcataaatttttgatttatgataaatttatatacaCGGTATTGATGACTTTAAAATTAAGATACGTTGTTGTTAGCCCCCAAGTGATGGGGAATGGGGTTGAATATGATAttactaaatattttaaatattttggttaGTATGATTTGCAGAATGTTTGTTTAAATTCTACTTTAATTACAATTAAATAATCTAGTAAGTTCGGGAATTATCATATTGATATAAATCTTGAAGGATGCTACAAATCTACAGTTAGCACAGTGTAGTGAGCGCCGGGTCATTTGTGACTATGTCATTTCTTTAGTTACCTTCAACTAGCGCCACACAAGGTAACCACTATGTAAGGCGCTAGGTCCTCCCgcacatatatttttatactcCTCTCTTCACGTAGCGCCAGGTCCTTCATCCATCACTTAGAATATTTCAACTTCACCCGGTGCCATAATGGCTCAAGGTGACTACAGTTcgaaatttttcttaaaatgttTTCGCTTGGTTCTACtttaattaaatgtataaataaaaacatttaATTGTAGtgttttaaagaaaaatcaaaCTCACTTGGAGATCGAAAAAGGATTATCAAGAtttgatattctttagaacCCTCGTGTaacatttattttcaaaattagtatttaaagtaatttattccatgaTTTATCACTTTCTTATTTTAGGGAATAAATTATCTATAATGATCCAAAAGAAATCTTTCATTCCAAATATTGTTTTTTATCCAAAAGAAATATTTACtctatcaaaatattaattttcggatAGTCTGATAttaatatctatttttatttgttcGTTAAATATTTACtccaaggtctctcaaattactTATATTCCGGAGAAAAATTGTTTAATACTTAGAATGcactttaaaattatcaaaattatgATTAATCAAGAATCTTATTGTTCATAATATCTCggtatcaaaaattagtcaagggtctactTGTTTTGACCAAACACTAATTTTCCTGGTTTTCATATATTTCCTTATCTATCGAAGGGTCTACATAAACATACTCTGGCTGTGACAATATGTTCTACTTTGAATAAACAAAGTAAATTATATCAAGTTAAGTTGACTAAAATCTATCACCCATATATCCTAACAGAGTTTTTATTCATCATATGAACAATTATCTTAATCCACTAGCCCACCAGCACATGATCACAACAACTTCCATATATAACAATTAATatgttaattaatataatatataaatcaaaataatcaattacTTCAAGTTAAATCAACCACTCTTTCATCAACACAGCGGCCAACAACAGGTACCAACCCAGAAACCACAACGATACATATAATAAATACATGTTACATTACACCATATCATTAACAAATCAACGAGATCTCAACAACGCTAAAATCCTTAAGTGACCGAATCACGCTTTTCTCCTAGTTAGGGCTCAATATCAAATTTGGGGCTAAAATCGTTATTGGTATGTTTTTAATTGAAAGTCAAATTTTTGTTGGCTGCAAAATTACCATGACTACTCGTGAATCCCCGGTGTAAGTGTAGTTAGATACGCCACACTGCGAACCTGGCGCACCAGCACCAGACCCGGTGTGCACTGCAGCACCCGAGTGTCACACCCATACTTCTTAGATGGTAACTATTGGTTTGCAGTGTAGCACCTTAGTGTTGCACCCGTACTTCTTAGATGGTAACTATTAAAAAGATTTGAGTGTCGCTCCCGTACTTCTCAAATGGTAACTATTAAAAAAACTTGGTAACAATGAAATGGAGGAGAAACATTCAGCGAggaatatttaacaataaaatgaaaaaagggGCATTCCGAGTATCGAACTCGGGACCAAAGGCCCACTAGACCAAAGGCCCACTGATCCTTTTACAAATGCAAATATTTAACGACAGTTTATTTGCACCGAAAGAAAACACAGACCAGCCTATTTGGCTCTTTCAAAGGCAATTTGAATGATCAAAtgtacattaatttatatatctctTGATAGACTCcgatttctaatatttttcaaGAGCAACTTGTTGGAGCTCCACAAACTGGATTAATTTACACCTAggttaaaataagttttaaagcTTTGGTAAAAAGCACAAGGAAATTCAAAGCTTTAGGAGGATTAAATCTTATATCTTTTTTACATAACCCATCCTCTCCGGTTCAGCTCATATCAGTTTACATGAATTTTAAGAGAAAATCCTAGATTCCCTGCAATAGATACAAAGCTATTAGAAATCTAGCAGCACTATCAATGTTACAAACCTCGCATTTTTTTCACCCAGAAATTGATGTCTGATTATTCATTTAATTCCTTTCTAGCAGTTACAGCTAAGCAGCCAGCATTGAACATAGTAAAAGGATATTGTTGTATTGTTAAAATGTGAGATTTTAAAGACTAGACCTGCAATCTAGATGTTGCAACTTAACAAAATGCCAAGCATGTGAAGTGACAAACAAATGACACAGAAGCTTCAGCTTGCAGGTTCATATCTGTAGACACATTCGTATATATTCCCTTTGATCAACTTCTCAGCCAAACACTGATTCTTCACCATGGTGAGCTGTGAACATTAATTGCATATGTTACAAGATCTTTAAAGACTAGTACTGACAAtcagtacaaaaaaaattcaatggTGGCATGTTAGTTGGCTTGTCAAAATGTCTATTACATTGCCTCTGAGAAATGAGATTTGTAAATgaatgttaggccgaataagcacactatatatatatatatatatatatatatatatatatatatatatatatatatatatatatagtgaacacGATCACacaaataagagaataaaacaaataaactcttattaatttaatcaaaactCAAActcagtagcttacaaataatctcttagtgatttataacttatcactaagagctgctaggtaaCAGAATAATGTACTCGATtgctcaactcatctagagtaaaccctacgctgtgtttatatacacagttacacgATATCTACTAATTGACTCAATAAtaatctgcttcctaaaataatccaaTCAATAGCTATCTTCTACTGTCCTGATCTGCATAATCTTCCTcaatctttatcttccttgtttgtccagatcttctcctagaaatcaggcGCCTTTATCCTCTAATCAGAATAAACTCTGATGACGTCtacaggctacaaactctgatttccagttaaactctgatcttcatttctgcacactaaacaagtcagatacatgtgacatcatcaaatatgtaacaatctcccctaACTTGTACATTAatcagaatgaacaagttacaatatatatactgatgatgtcaaaaattactaaggacaaatgcatgaataattaattcacagaattaattacaacttacagaactagCAGTTTCATTCTATTCCATCAGCgtatatccatagctttctctaACAAACTGAGtgatcagatcttcttcaatttgcctcagagtttgtatcataTGGGCCTTCACAGAACTGAGTTCTTCAGTGTCTTCCCCagtctggtatatagctgatctcaaggcacTTGCCTTGCTTCTCCTCATAGCATCACCCAACTGAGTCACTcttggtctgtctgcatcattgttGTATCATAAGATTCTGGTTCCAGCTATTGTCTCCATAACAGAGCTGTTTTTCCGCATttcaatttcagaaccatcatcttgagataTCTTAGGAATGTATTCCTCATCAGGCTTTACTCCATAAAATCATCTCTTTTCAGTAATAGTCCTTTTaatcagatcagaccatcttTGGGTTacttcattctttatctcaagcatataaTGAATATGCTCAAGCTCCCTTAGAGATTTTAACagcaaatcagcttctgatattctGTAGACTCTTCCATTGTTAAGAAAGATTGCCATCTTCACTTTATCACCTGTACCATCATGAGTATCTATCAGAATTTGTGCTAAATCCACTTTGTCAAGATCCATTTGAGTGACCGCTTCACCAACCTtatcagtcagaggataaggatctctgaaggtACTTGCTGaacttgtttttattttctcttttaaGTGTCCAAGTCCAGTAGTATCATATGCTTCTTTTCCTCTGGTTCCTTGAAGTCTAAGTCTGGTAAACATAGAACTTTCCTTATATAGACTAGTTCCAAGACTTCCAAATAAGCTTTTCTTCTTGTTCTGATCTTGTGTTTTATCAGAGCTTGATTTCAGCCATGAAGCTTTTCTCTCAACAGACTCTGACTGATCAGATTTTGCCTATATTTCTCGAACCTTAACTTGAGCACTGTTAGAGGTTAAGTTCAAGTCAAACATAACTTGGCCAAAGTTCCTGAAGTCTTCTTCTTTCTGGCCAACccaatttcttcttcttctcctgtCTTACCAGATACATCAAATACAACCTTGATAGCTTTGCTCAACTGTattaatctttcagaaggaactTCTGATGCAATCTTGATAGCTGAGGTCTTCTTTAAAACGGGAACTCTATCAACAGCCtgttttcccttgtccttgggCTCAATTTCGGACTTTGTTTGAGACCTTGTTCTTGGTCTTTTGATGTCAGTGTAATTGATTTCTCCAATCACAATCCATTTTTCTCTTGGTCTGGATTGTTTCTGTGTGTGCTCAGAAGTTGACTTTTCCTTGTCAAACTTTAGTttgctgatcttcatcttctcaactgctaatctttcttcttcaagtctgatggcttcAATATCTACTCCTGGATTCTCCCTTTCATGGATTCTCTTGGCAACAGTTTCATTAATAGCCTGAAGAGATGgagatttttaaaacaaagtAGTCTCTTttcctctgaacttcagagtttaacGGAATTTCTGAGATTCTGGATCTCCAGATTCAATTAATTTATCTGATTCAGAGATCAGATTTTCTCCTTGCTCACAGGATTAACTCCAGTCAATTCTTTTGAAATTTGCTTTGACTTTCTGACTGCTTC of the Daucus carota subsp. sativus chromosome 4, DH1 v3.0, whole genome shotgun sequence genome contains:
- the LOC108192663 gene encoding serine/threonine-protein kinase ATM, coding for MEILESLKTLVEDTVMSKMENQQNPCGETLNGASGLMAGDEVVVGGDAVEGGIDNVEVGNQGLGVGGVVGGGETGVSSGGVGGDGVEDGENCWGFGGMERGILGNEVVEGGDEPGGVGDVEAVQYGCGNGSGYELVPDVCLSNVGNDEIGVDMLVMQEVSVEEEVAEKVLVQEEIQDAGAEKVVVQEDIQDAGAEKVLMQEDIQEVGAEKVLMQEDIQEVGPVVQEGIQDVGAEKVVMEEEIQDVGAENVAVQEGIQFVMQEDIQDVGAGKLQEGIQDVGPEKLQEGIEEVGDEDVVMHEEIVEIEAGDVAMNEAIEVEMEGTEKVVMQERFEVVGAEKLIMKQDAVGDDEVLMQEGNEEVKAENLLVQEAVEEVGAMKVVMQDGVKDQYASQQNLVDSGNKIDVSTSGISLYVDVFGQVDSGVRGDHSCTVEQGSFERSSNAENLLNGSSALLPENGTNGNTPEVRDSSIYKNAEVGSDVNCEAIACNGHRFSVGDLVWAKTNTQLWWPGVIVQHSDLSNDSAKGEEDHFQVRLFGSGNVLWGRNWQLKPFHEFFDQISRQGSSKSFYYAVEKAVGEIGRRVKLEMTCPCYLEESKITDVTGGEISKKRASKLEELPVLQFEPEKLLARIRCLARDIVFPSTIESKIIQSRLSAFYRSVGHLQLPIHQLKPTDAKSDDQNVVASEVISSKQALKSRTRSIHQDPDDDKNEASGRVLSAEMKLASPILSTELSGDKVDSVELLDCGTNGKLEKSYESRERRKSKYLSFPYVDPSQVSKSLNNEEGNEMADPSDETSLSVRTVKSRDKKRKKSPCRKSTVHNIYVPVVINASSAELLSKLRYTALDCLYPNESKQFDIMQCFVSRFRKYAFHAFTHEIRKEEDTVCMEFENEMGLFKTLSEIENQTEKQIEKEARKRGTPEAAMAAPDVSETVGIGLLEKDSKIKFMSKCRKKETTSPLGLNTKPTDGFPGNISSGSIVIDFQTDPYALESQTLPKKRTRKTKKTPGCPEIKVMARPADLKGSNVVAQLEESSAARVCTPNEEKSERKRKKVATSSNHPMTNGADLPNENETIGADGAVLKEIEVMGPYSLQNIPGVNKEGTNEPFSLHLNAVLAPEQPDVHKNTETSSVMEGIQQTGMLSTVKPELKKRKRQQKAANFTSAIPDLNGNTTESQLSEVKPKRKSRKKKTDSGLLDINLSISEAQTTGEVIGTALLLKFAPEAPMPTPEDLTSAFCTFGPLKDSETKVFIDSGTAQVVFINSSEARTAFCSLEKNSPFGSALVNYRLQVLFAASGVSGSDGGLNMHQVWPAEKVKSPRKPRTAKKPKNLVKPSTISEPQGKSTEAPDLQFVRQNLQMMTSMLENAGDNISPEMRLRLETEIKSLLNRVTSMVGSSSS